Genomic DNA from Sporosarcina sp. ANT_H38:
TCTGGATCACAGTTCGTGTCAACAATTCCTACTAGTGGAATGTTCAATTTGATTGCTTCAGCAACCGCGATGCGTTCTTTGCGTGGGTCAACAACAAACATAACATCTGGAACTGCTTTCATATCACGGATTCCGCCAAGGAATTTCACAAGACGTTCGTGTTGTTTCTTAAGTTGTCCAACTTCTTTTTTAGGAAGCACGTCAAATGTACCGTCTTCTTCCATTTTTTCGATTTGCTTCATACGTGCAACACGTTTTTGGATTGTACCAAAGTTTGTAAGTGTTCCACCAAGCCAGCGTTGGTTAATATAATACATTCCAGCGCGTTCAGCTTCTTCTTTAATTGCATCTTGTGCTTGTTTTTTAGTACCGACGAATAGAACTTTACCGCCATCAGCACCAACTTGACGCATGAATGCGTAAGCTTCTTCAAGTTTCTTCACCGTTTTTTGAAGATCGATGATGTAGATTCCGTTACGTTCCACGAAGATAAATTTCTTCATTTTCGGGTTCCAGCGGCGTGTTTGGTGACCGAAGTGTACTCCGGCTTCAAGAAGTTGTTTCATAGAGATTACTGACATTTTTATTCCTCCTGTTTTGGTTTAATTCCCTCCGTGGACCTCATCCGTCAAAACGACCTCTCGGCACCA
This window encodes:
- the rpsB gene encoding 30S ribosomal protein S2, whose translation is MSVISMKQLLEAGVHFGHQTRRWNPKMKKFIFVERNGIYIIDLQKTVKKLEEAYAFMRQVGADGGKVLFVGTKKQAQDAIKEEAERAGMYYINQRWLGGTLTNFGTIQKRVARMKQIEKMEEDGTFDVLPKKEVGQLKKQHERLVKFLGGIRDMKAVPDVMFVVDPRKERIAVAEAIKLNIPLVGIVDTNCDPDEIDYIIPANDDAIRAVRLLTSKMADALLEARQGEEDEVTQEEKAVAAE